cCGCTGCCGGAGTGCCATCCTCGTTGTGACCGAGCTCCTCCAAAAACACCTCTCCATCGTCGGCCTCCCTCCGCCCTTCTTCGACGACGTGAAGCCCGTGGTAAGGACCCCCatgtctccctctctcttttgcaccTTGTCCCGTTACGATCCATGGCCGGTGGTGCACTTTTGTGCAACTTCGGTGAAgttctgccccccccccccccgtcgtTGTCGGCTGGCCGCCGCCCTTGTTTGCATCGCCCGGTCCGAGCCCCCTTCGCCCCGGCCTTCCGATCTTCATCCATCGGTCCAAATCGCGTACCCCTTTGGTCTTCATAACCATCCCACCGTAGACCCTTGGACCGGCCActaggccgtggtccatgggtccatggaccATTTCCATAGGtttttcaattcaaaaataattcggtatttgatttatgacatcataaatagaatttttagtataaaatcaattcggtttattctaagaaatcaagtaaaatttgcagattagcccctaaaacttcaaaagctcaatactttttgctcgtagctctatTTTGGGCCATTTTCTtgctcaaattctcgtagcgtcatgtagaatctttttatagggtttttacctagttttagtactatttggtgtactattaTTAGTAGTTTCTATTATGTACTTTCTCAGgtatgtcgattaggaggtgagcagttcgggaatcttcaagatcaagctttcgaggactttgagcaaccctccactgaaggcaagtgtccttgaacgtTTTGACCTTGttctaaaaatcatgtgtagctattttattccttctatgcATGCTAGTTTAAATTGGAAttctatgttagggtttactagctttgtatgatcATTCCTTGTCACCATTGTTTAATCATGGGTTAAAATCGGTAATATATGCTAGTGTAGTTATAGTTGGAGAAAATGTTAATCTTAACTAATGCTTATGCAATATAAATCGggagtggtaatcttttgtagaaacatggtatagggatcatAACGGATGATTGatttgaggtggtgctataTAATAGGCTTgagtttgttcctgtgtggggtcctaaggaccggttcttgaacatgtaaccaagtgaatccgcacaaccacgaggcctatatgggtacggcctatCCAACTAATTAGTCACTTCTCTAACTTTGTGGGCATCattggatggttgagtggcacaagagggggcttctgcagcgatgtaatcgtttgttagtggtgaaaccttagtgagtCTGTGCAAGTTGGGAGAAGCTTTGTAAAGAcattgtagtgagaccctgactccacacccaagaagtgtgaagcagcacgggaatcacaactcgtggggaaaactgtgcaaactctgcagagtatcaatctgATCGATCAACCATGCTCACAGACAAGAGCGGACTTAGACTTCTTCAATATTAGATGTGATCAGGGTTGGTATGATTGGTTGGGTAgctaggtaatggaattacctggtgagtcttgatagtcggatggaatccgatgagtcaatatTTTTGTTACAGTGGTCTCTTCACACTTAGCAAATAGGATGTCTATTGTTAGGgtcattaggttaaagtttgctCAGTGTAGTTAATCGTGTCTAatctttccttgacttaagtcCCATAGTATGTTTTCCCTTCACTTGCAGATTATATTTTTGTACTCGCACCCGTTGTCCattctcttgcattctaccgttgtttagaagccgtcaatgaagctatAACCCTTGATGAagatgacttcgacccggagctgctattctaggctggagtgccctcggttgatgcctgtggaagatagAAGTCCCACTGACgctgaagatctttagttccACTGTGTTTTTTTAGACTCTCgagtccttttgtattaagttatttacgttattgtaataatgatatttgatgatacactgatgatgtaaatgCATGTATTAAACTTGATTCTGATATATATACGTTGTGCCcgattatatttatttaaaactaggtgttacataTATCATCGTGGTTATAACAAcgatcctctcatatttatgggAAGAACGGTTACAGAAGTCTTACTCTAAGACCACCGTATATCACTAATATACCATATTCGACATATATTGAACATCAACTCAACTTGAATGCTTAATTGTATTGCTAATCTCGGACACCTATTTCGCAAAGGGAGGTAGAACGATGTCACTGTGCTTGCTTTGATTGCATCATGAAATGCTGCCAGCAAGTACAGTAGCACTGCAAAGGAGGACCGGAAGtacgatttttttaaaaaatatcccGTGACAAAAACTGCGTAATCTTCACGTCCATTCTTACTGACTATTGTCTCTTTAAACTGGTGGTAAATGACAAATTTCCAGAAATTCTGCGCAGAAAATGATAGCCGCATTGTCACACAATCAAAATTTGGAAACCCATTTCAATACGtatacaaagatcatatcggtttCACTATTTGTATGTCGTTTGCCCGTGATTTCCTCAAGTCATGGCAGCACCTCCAACTTTGAACCGAGCAAACAGAGAAGCAGACCAAAGTCACAACTACGAGAAAGGAACTTTGAACACGTGAGATCAACCACATTACATATTTCAAACTCAAACAAGTTGCAACTTTATACACCTAATTTTCGCATTCTAACCCTGAATTTCAACTTTGAAGAACTCAAACAAGTGGCTGCTTCAGGATGCACAACTCTACCACGAACTCAAGCAAAATGAATCTTTGAATACATATGACTGATAATTGTACTCAGATCTCaactttgataaaaaaaatacttatatTTTACCCGTCTTGTGCGTCTATGGTTTTTGGAGAAGGGAACACGATGACGGCTGTCTTTAAGCATACACctcgacatatttttttaaaacactaGTACaatttatagatatatatatatatatatatacatttacATCACCATACATATATATTCACACAGCGTCTACCGAAGATCGGAGATATAGAACTTGAAAATTAATAAAGTCACCACAAACGTCTCACTGTCAACAGGTACGTCGCCTACCATTAGAGTTCGATCCTTAATGGGTATATGATACAACCACATTTACTAACCATCTGAGCCAAAACTTTACTGGATGCAATGAAATGAGTAAATGGCCGGAAGGAGGACACGGTGTCTAAGCCTTTCAATTTCAGAATAGCATGGTTTTTCCgtgaaatttcatcaaattcttTGTTGACATTTCAAATTGGCTCTCATCGTGATCTTACTTTGGGAATACAAATGATCAGTCACCCGCGTACTCTTGTACGGATGAAATGCAGCAACGACTCTTACCTAGGATAAATTAAGCAACATAGAGAGTCTAAATTAATTCGCATAATTAATGACATCCCATTAATTATTAGACTTTAGAGGGCGAAATTATGCAGCGCGGTATCGAGCAGCAGGCCCTCCTGCGCCGGCTGGTGCTCGCCGCCTTCGTCCTCCAGCAGCCACGACTCGATCGCCGACAGCGGCACATCCCCGGCTGCCGCGTCCGCCTCGCGCCGGAACAGCGGCTCCGCCACACGTGCAGCGCAGTTGGTAGGCGCGCTGGAGCCGGAGCATTCGGTGAGGTCCGACGTCGACCCGGACGCGCTTTCGGCCGCGCGGGGCGTCGGCGTCGCCGGGCTGCCGCCGCGGCTCTTCCCAGCTGGCACCGACCACGCGTCCGGCATCCTGGAGACGTTGCGCGCGTACGCCTGTACTGCCTGCTCGTCGGCCGACAACGCCGGGCTCGTGGTCCTCCCCGTCGGGCCGGCGGCGTCGACGGAGAGAGCCTCGCGCAGGGCGCGCCTGGCGAGGTCGATGTCGGTCTGCAGCGTGAGCTCCCACTGCCCCTTGGACGGCGTTGGCGGCGAggcgcgctgctgctgctgctggggcACGAGCAGCTTCTTCTTGAGGTGTGTGTTCCAGTagttcttgatgtcgttgtcGGTGCGGTCGGGTAGGTAGGATGCTATGGCGGCCCAGCGGTTGCCGAGGAGCGCCTGGAGGTGGACGATGAGCTTGTCCTCCTTGTCGGAGAAGCCGCCGCGCCGGATCCCCGGGCGGAGGTAGTTGGTCCACCGCAGCCGGCAGCTCTTGCTGCACCGCATCAGACCTGCACGCGTGCACAGCTGGAAGTAATCAAGCCATTCATGCAAACATGTACGTACTGACGAAGCAGCAAATCGATGAAGCAAACGCAGATGCATGAGGCACCCTACCCACCTGTGTTGGCTGGGACGGCGCGCCAGTTGCCGGGGCCGTGGTCCTGGACGTAGGAGACGAGGATGAGGTCCTCCTCGGGCGTCCACGGCCCCTTCTTCACGCCCTCCTTGTCGCAGCACGGCGGCCGACCCATCGATCGCCGTTCGGTCGATGCCAGCCAGCAACACACAGATCGACCGACCGAtcgagagaggagaggaaagaagaTTTGAGCTTCTTGTTAGCTAGTGGCCTGGTGAGGAAGCTTGTGCCCTTGCAGTGTTGCAGCTAGCGTGTGTGATTATATCGATGGTGATTAGCAATGCAAGGCCGGCGCGCGTGGAGTACTAATATATGGACAAGGGTCCAGGAGCTCGTAGAGATGCTGTATCTGTATACACGGCGTGCCGGGGATGGAGTATACGTAGCTAGACGGCAAGAGGTGACCTGTGGCGAGAGCTGAccttgttttttaaaaaaaaactaagctaACGCTGCCACGCGCCACAAGCGAAGTCGCGGATAGAGTGAGATCATACGTTATTCACGCCGTCTCTAGTAATCTATAACAATTTTGAAACTACGTGTAGCACGAGCCAGTGAAAATAGTTGAATAGATGGCAAGTTGTAACAATGGGACAAGTGTACTCACTGCTCTGTATAGTCTAGCCTACAATAGCGGTACCAGCGATCGGTTGTCAGGAACGAGAATTCGAGATACTAGGTAGGATCGTCTTTTGGATggacacggatcctctgcattaatgacGATTAATGCAGAGAATTACTGTGTGCACAGTAATATGAGTCTTCTGCTACAGTCCCCTGTATTAATTAATCACTGTACTGTAGGTACTGTAGAAAACAGTGTTCGGTTCTACTGTAGCACGAATCCGTATTGTAGCACCAGGTAGTATAGCGTACTGTAGCGATTGATCCAATCCATCCACCTCCAAATCAAGGACTGTGGAGTGCTCCTAATGCACTCTACTGTAGCTCTCTGCAGTTGCCAGTGGCAGCTGCAGAGGATCTGTGTCCCTTTTGGATGACTTGATGGAAAAGTGTTTTTTTCCTCCCTGTTGAATAAGTCCATATTACACTCTGGAATTTTTATGAGTGTATGGAAAAGTGATATGCATTCTCCATCACATATATACTCCTTAAGCCAAATAGACAATATGCGCCCACGACAcgcacacatatatacatatacaggGACACGCTATTTAACACACTAAAccttaaataagtatttaacgCGTTGGTCAACTCAACCTCGTCGAATCAATCCACAACCGGAAAATTCATATTCCTTTACCGAAAACAGATGATTGGGAAATCCATATTCAATGACAGGAAAACAACCATTCTAAAATCAGAAAATACATGTTACGTGACCGGAAACATGGCTTGGCGTGACCGAATAACATATGTCGGAGTGAccgaaaaatatatattgtgtgACCAAAAACATAGTTTGACGTGATTCTAAAATATACGTCTTTGAATTGGTTGCGTCTTCGTGAGTTGTTATTGGATACATCCGATGATTTCCTTGCACGTTCTTATCAATTCATTTGaatatgaaaacaaaaaaacaaaaacatataCAAAGAACGAAACAAAAAATACATACTTATTGATTCATTTGACAGCAACAACAAATATAGAGTACAAAGGAATAACAACATACGAGATTTTCTCTCTAAACAAGAAAACTAATCACATAATCAGGAAAACAATTTCCAGCTAATCAAGGAAAATAATAACAACCTGCGATATTTTCtctctaaataaaaaaaacta
The nucleotide sequence above comes from Phragmites australis chromosome 4, lpPhrAust1.1, whole genome shotgun sequence. Encoded proteins:
- the LOC133916025 gene encoding myb-related protein 306-like yields the protein MGRPPCCDKEGVKKGPWTPEEDLILVSYVQDHGPGNWRAVPANTGLMRCSKSCRLRWTNYLRPGIRRGGFSDKEDKLIVHLQALLGNRWAAIASYLPDRTDNDIKNYWNTHLKKKLLVPQQQQQRASPPTPSKGQWELTLQTDIDLARRALREALSVDAAGPTGRTTSPALSADEQAVQAYARNVSRMPDAWSVPAGKSRGGSPATPTPRAAESASGSTSDLTECSGSSAPTNCAARVAEPLFRREADAAAGDVPLSAIESWLLEDEGGEHQPAQEGLLLDTALHNFAL